The window ATTATCGCTGTAGATCACTTTAAAAATGAGCTTTACATTTTCCACAACCAGGCCGAAGGCGGCCCAACCAACGGCGGTATCGAAAAACTGGAATACCTCATCAAAAACAAAAACTTTCCCGAGTACAGCTTTAAAAGCAGCGATGTAGAAAAATCGAACCTTACTAACGAGGAGTTTATCGCCATTGTTGAAAAAATGAAGCAGCACATTTACCGGGGCGATGTTTTCCAGATAGTGCCTTCAAGGGCATTCTCCCGTACCTTCCAGGGCGATGAGTTTAACGTTTACCGGGCTTTACGCTCCATCAACCCATCACCCTATTTATTCTATTTTGACTATGGCGATTTCCGCATCTTCGGCTCATCGCCCGAAGCGCAAATCACTATCAAAAACAATGTGGCCAGCATTTTCCCTATAGCCGGCACTTTTAAACGCAGCGGCGACGATGAAAAGGACGCCGAAATAGCCCGCAACCTGGAAAATGACCCTAAAGAATCGGCAGAGCACGTAATGCTTGTTGACCTGGCCCGTAACGACCTGAGCCGCCATTGCGAGCAGGTACAGGTTAAAGCATTTAAAGAAGTACAATACTATTCGCACCTTATCCACCTGGTATCGCATGTAAGCGGTAAGTTATTGCCCGGCGTGTCATCCTTCAAAATAGTTGCCGATACCTATCCCGCAGGTACCCTGAGCGGGGCGCCAAAATACAGGGCAATGGAAATTATTGACGAAAATGAAAAAGCCAAACGCAGCTTTTATAGTGGCGCCATAGGCTTTATGGGTTTTAATGGCGAATTTAACCACGCCATCATGATCCGCTCGTTCCTGAGCAAAAACAACACGCTGCACTACCAGGCAGGGGCCGGCATTGTAGCCGGATCTGTTGCCGAAAGCGAACTGAAAGAAGTGGACAATAAAATTGCAGCATTAAGGCGGGCTGTTGAACTGGCCGAAGAGCTGTAGGCCCCCTAACCCCCTGAAGGGGGAACGATGGTTTGATAATAAACAATTGAGTGATATTTTTTTAGATATATACAATGAACGAACATATAAACTCCCCCTTTAGGGGGCCGGGAGGCCAGGGCGGCAATATCCTGATAATAGACAATTACGATTCCTTCACCTATAACCTGGTGCATTTGGTTAATGAGCTTGGCCTGCAATGCGAGGTTTGGAGGAATGATAAATTTGCTTTGGAAGATGTGGATGCTTATGATAAGATCATCCTGTCGCCGGGGCCGGGCATACCATCTGAAGCAGGTTTGTTGCTGGATGTGATCAAAAAATATGCGCCAACCAAAAGCATATTTGGTGTTTGCCTGGGGCAGCAGGCCATTGCCGAAGTATTTGGCGGCAGCCTGTATAACCTGAGCCAGCCCATGCACGGGATTGCCACCCCCATAAAAGTGACCGATGCCGACGAGCAATTGTTTCGCGATTTACCCGGAAACTTTAAAGTGGGGCGTTACCATTCATGGGTTGTAAGCGCGAATGATTTGCCCGAAGTATTAAAAGTAACGGCTATCGACGAGGAGGATAATTCTATCATGGCCCTGTCACACCGCGAATACGATGTGCGCGGCGTCCAGTTTCACCCGGAATCGATATTGACCGAGTATGGTAAAGAAATGATGGGCAATTGGCTGAATGGCTAATTAACAGATATTGATAACTTTGCATTAACAGCACAATATTAAAAACGGGTTACAACCCCTGTCATGCTGAGGAACGAAGCATCTGCCACCGCCATGCATTGCCGCCTGCATAGTTCGTGAATAGATGCTTCGTCCCTCAGCATGACAAGGGGACTATTAAAATATTAACTAAACATTCCCCCTTCAGGGGGTTAGGGGGCTTAGGCTTTATGACGATACTTGATAAAATAGTTGCCAATAAAAAAAAGGAAGTGGCATATGCCAAAAAACGGACATCATACATTGAGTTAGAGGAATCT is drawn from Mucilaginibacter ginsenosidivorax and contains these coding sequences:
- a CDS encoding anthranilate synthase component I family protein, whose amino-acid sequence is MSTFKITTTHKKLLADTTTPVSIYLRLRDVFPNSLLLESSDYHSRENSLSYICCEPIAGFVLNNGILKKHYPDGSGESLEAGSFELIDQLNQFVGSFETDPNPLKIISNGLFGYFTHEAVEHFETIKLKQTDDNPRQIPVMQYHIYRYIIAVDHFKNELYIFHNQAEGGPTNGGIEKLEYLIKNKNFPEYSFKSSDVEKSNLTNEEFIAIVEKMKQHIYRGDVFQIVPSRAFSRTFQGDEFNVYRALRSINPSPYLFYFDYGDFRIFGSSPEAQITIKNNVASIFPIAGTFKRSGDDEKDAEIARNLENDPKESAEHVMLVDLARNDLSRHCEQVQVKAFKEVQYYSHLIHLVSHVSGKLLPGVSSFKIVADTYPAGTLSGAPKYRAMEIIDENEKAKRSFYSGAIGFMGFNGEFNHAIMIRSFLSKNNTLHYQAGAGIVAGSVAESELKEVDNKIAALRRAVELAEEL
- a CDS encoding anthranilate synthase component II — translated: MNEHINSPFRGPGGQGGNILIIDNYDSFTYNLVHLVNELGLQCEVWRNDKFALEDVDAYDKIILSPGPGIPSEAGLLLDVIKKYAPTKSIFGVCLGQQAIAEVFGGSLYNLSQPMHGIATPIKVTDADEQLFRDLPGNFKVGRYHSWVVSANDLPEVLKVTAIDEEDNSIMALSHREYDVRGVQFHPESILTEYGKEMMGNWLNG